Proteins from a genomic interval of Oncorhynchus mykiss isolate Arlee chromosome 21, USDA_OmykA_1.1, whole genome shotgun sequence:
- the LOC118936346 gene encoding deoxyribose-phosphate aldolase-like isoform X1, translating into MSARNPGMPLDLEWVSKVRVNTQAVLKRAQQIQGRNKNKKQWQAAWLLRAVTCIDLTTLAGDDTPGNVHRLCMKATQPVRYDLLKSMDMQDKGVTTAAVCVYPSRVADAVKSLKAANSSLPVASVATGFPAGQTSLKTRLEEVRMAVEDGAMEIDIVINRTLALTGQWEAMYEEVCQFREACGEAHMKSILAIGELGTYTNVYKASLVAMMAGSDFIKTSTGKESVNATYPVAIVMVRAIRDYFLKTGHKVGFKPAGGIRTAKESLVWLTLMKEELGDEWLSPRLFRLGASSLLADIERQIYHHVTGRYAAYHQMPMA; encoded by the exons ATGTCTGCAAGAAACCCGGGCATGCCCCTTG acctgGAATGGGTGTCCAAGGTGCGGGTGAACACCCAGGCCGTGCTGAAGAGAGCTCAGCAGATCCAAGGACGCAATAAGAACAAGAAACAGTGGCAG GCGGCGTGGCTGCTGCGGGCGGTGACCTGTATTGACCTGACGACCCTGGCCGGTGACGACACGCCCGGCAACGTCCACCGGCTGTGTATGAAGGCGACCCAGCCGGTACGCTACGACCTGCTGAAGAGCATGGACATGCAGGACAAAG GTGTGACTACCGCAGCGGTGTGCGTGTACCCGTCTCGTGTGGCTGATGCTGTGAAGTCACTGAAAGCAGCCAACTCCAGCCTACCTGTCGCCtcag tggCGACCGGTTTCCCTGCAGGCCAGACCTCTCTGAAGACCAGGCTGGAGGAGGTCCGTAtggctgtagaggatggagctatGGAGATAGATATAGTCATTAACAGGACTCTGGCCCTCACTGGACAGTGGGAAG cCATGTATGAGGAGGTGTGTCAGTTCAGAGAGGCCTGTGGGGAGGCTCACATGAAGTCCATCCTGGCTATAGGAGAGCTGGGGACCTACACCAATGTCTACAAGGCTAGTCTGGTGGCTATGATGGCTG GGTCGGACTTCATCAAGACGTCAACAGGGAAGGAGTCTGTCAACGCTACCTACCCTGTCGCCATAGTGATGGTCAGAGCCATCCGGGACTACTTCCTGAAGACTGGACATAAG GTTGGTTTTAAGCCTGCTGGCGGGATCCGTACAGCCAAGGAGTCATTGGTGTGGCTGACTCTGATGAAGGAAGAGCTGGGAGACGAGTGGCTGAGCCCTCGCCTCTTTAGACTGGGGGCTAGTAGCCTGCTGGCTGACATAGAGagacag ATCTACCATCACGTGACTGGTCGCTACGCAGCCTATCACCAGATGCCCATGGCCTGA
- the LOC118936346 gene encoding deoxyribose-phosphate aldolase-like isoform X2, with translation MSARNPGMPLDLEWVSKVRVNTQAVLKRAQQIQGRNKNKKQWQAAWLLRAVTCIDLTTLAGDDTPGNVHRLCMKATQPVRYDLLKSMDMQDKGVTTAAVCVYPSRVADAVKSLKAANSSLPVASVATGFPAGQTSLKTRLEEVRMAVEDGAMEIDIVINRTLALTGQWEAMYEEVCQFREACGEAHMKSILAIGELGTYTNVYKASLVAMMAGSDFIKTSTGKESVNATYPVAIVMVRAIRDYFLKTGHKPLFLCPVTRTPH, from the exons ATGTCTGCAAGAAACCCGGGCATGCCCCTTG acctgGAATGGGTGTCCAAGGTGCGGGTGAACACCCAGGCCGTGCTGAAGAGAGCTCAGCAGATCCAAGGACGCAATAAGAACAAGAAACAGTGGCAG GCGGCGTGGCTGCTGCGGGCGGTGACCTGTATTGACCTGACGACCCTGGCCGGTGACGACACGCCCGGCAACGTCCACCGGCTGTGTATGAAGGCGACCCAGCCGGTACGCTACGACCTGCTGAAGAGCATGGACATGCAGGACAAAG GTGTGACTACCGCAGCGGTGTGCGTGTACCCGTCTCGTGTGGCTGATGCTGTGAAGTCACTGAAAGCAGCCAACTCCAGCCTACCTGTCGCCtcag tggCGACCGGTTTCCCTGCAGGCCAGACCTCTCTGAAGACCAGGCTGGAGGAGGTCCGTAtggctgtagaggatggagctatGGAGATAGATATAGTCATTAACAGGACTCTGGCCCTCACTGGACAGTGGGAAG cCATGTATGAGGAGGTGTGTCAGTTCAGAGAGGCCTGTGGGGAGGCTCACATGAAGTCCATCCTGGCTATAGGAGAGCTGGGGACCTACACCAATGTCTACAAGGCTAGTCTGGTGGCTATGATGGCTG GGTCGGACTTCATCAAGACGTCAACAGGGAAGGAGTCTGTCAACGCTACCTACCCTGTCGCCATAGTGATGGTCAGAGCCATCCGGGACTACTTCCTGAAGACTGGACATAAG CCGTTGTTCCTGTGTCCTGTGACTCGTACACCCCACTAG